The DNA window AGTGTTTATAGACAGAGCAAAAGGAATATTACAAGGCAATATAAATAACTGGCAAGAATGCATGCTATAGAAGTTACTGGCCTCAGGAAAACCTTCGGGAGAGTAACTGCAATAGACTCACTCTCATTCTCAGTAGATGGCGGGAGTGTCTTTGCTATACTTGGTCCAAACGGCGCTGGCAAGACGACTACCCTCAGAATTCTGGCATGCATCATATCACCCTCAGCAGGAAGAGCAACAGTCTGCGATGTCGATATCGAAAAGGAACCTGAAAAGGTCAGGAGGGTCGTGGGAATCGTTACAGAAAACCCCTCTCTCTATGAAAGATTGACAGCAGAAGAGAATCTAGAATTCTTTGCTCAGGCTTATGGGCTCAACGACACTGCAGAAAGGAAGAAGAGGATCAGAAATCTGCTCGAAGAGTTTGACCTATGGAATAGGAGAAAGGATAGGGCCGGAACTTTCTCGAAGGGGATGAAGCAGAAACTTGCTTTTATAAGAGCCATAATTCACCAGCCAGATGTCCTGCTTCTGGATGAGCCCACTTCAAACCTCGACCCAGCATCATCCCATCTGATACGTGAAAAGATGAAGGATATGAAGAAAGAAGGAAAGGCTCTGGTTCTATCTACACACAGACTGGATGATGTGGAAAGGGTTGCTGACCGGGTAATGAT is part of the Conexivisphaerales archaeon genome and encodes:
- a CDS encoding ABC transporter ATP-binding protein; this translates as MHAIEVTGLRKTFGRVTAIDSLSFSVDGGSVFAILGPNGAGKTTTLRILACIISPSAGRATVCDVDIEKEPEKVRRVVGIVTENPSLYERLTAEENLEFFAQAYGLNDTAERKKRIRNLLEEFDLWNRRKDRAGTFSKGMKQKLAFIRAIIHQPDVLLLDEPTSNLDPASSHLIREKMKDMKKEGKALVLSTHRLDDVERVADRVM